In Mastacembelus armatus chromosome 5, fMasArm1.2, whole genome shotgun sequence, a single genomic region encodes these proteins:
- the gpr25 gene encoding probable G-protein coupled receptor 25: MDDYTDYPFYYNSNHSENGTDFEVFISECPSSGLHGTNIFLPLVYCIIFFTGFLGNLFVISVVASKGTRGARLVDTFIVNLALADLVFVLTLPLWAVSASQNGNWNFGPLSQVLCKLSSYIIAVNRFSNIFFLTCMSVDRYLAVVKLMDSRYLRTSRCICVTCVGVWLVSLILGIPSLVYRTVKTSEDGLRCVEDSTSYVFLGLSLIMVLVTFVFPVLIIVLCYGTIVVHLKKHCVAAANPRTDARRRHSLKMVLLIIAAFVVSWLPFNIFKAIIISSQLSDANLSCDTLSWHRNGLIISCCLAFLNSCVNPAIYFFLDHHFRRRAEMLLGACVGNQKSLQSYISSASSFTYPGTTESFGGRSQLQFE; this comes from the coding sequence ATGGACGACTACACCGATTATCCTTTTTATTATAACTCCAATCATAGTGAGAACGGGACTGATTTCGAAGTCTTTATTTCGGAATGTCCCAGCTCAGGCCTTCATGGGACCAACATCTTCCTTCCCCTGGTCTACTGCATCATATTTTTCACGGGCTTTCTGGGCAACCTCTTTGTCATCTCAGTGGTCGCCAGCAAAGGTACGAGAGGTGCGCGTCTGGTGGACACCTTTATCGTCAACCTGGCCCTGGCCGACCTGGTCTTTGTTCTCACCTTGCCGCTGTGGGCCGTGTCTGCGAGCCAGAATGGAAACTGGAACTTTGGACCCCTTTCGCAGGTGCTGTGCAAACTCAGCAGCTACATCATCGCTGTGAACCGCTTCTCCAACATCTTCTTCCTTACCTGCATGAGTGTTGACCGCTACCTGGCTGTGGTGAAGCTGATGGACTCGAGGTACCTGAGGACCAGTCGGTGCATCTGTGTCACCTGTGTTGGGGTGTGGCTGGTGTCCCTGATCCTTGGCATCCCGTCCTTGGTGTACCGAACCGTGAAGACGTCCGAGGATGGGCTGCGCTGCGTGGAGGACAGCACCTCATATGTGTTTCTTGGCCTGAGCCTGATCATGGTACTGGTCACCTTTGTCTTCCCGGTGTTGATCATCGTGCTCTGCTACGGCACCATCGTGGTCCACCTCAAAAAGCACTGCGTCGCTGCTGCAAATCCCCGGACTGACGCCCGCCGCAGACACTCCCTCAAGATGGTCCTCTTAATTATAGCGGCGTTTGTGGTGTCCTGGCTCCCCTTCAACATCTTCAAAGCCATTATAATCAGCTCGCAGCTCTCAGACGCTAATCTGAGCTGTGACACCCTGTCTTGGCACAGAAACGGGCTGATCATCTCTTGCTGCCTGGCCTTCCTCAACAGCTGCGTGAATCCAGCCATTTACTTTTTCCTGGACCATCACTTCAGACGCAGGGCCGAGATGCTCCTCGGCGCCTGCGTGGGAAACCAAAAGTCCCTGCAGAGCTacatctcctcagcctcctccttcACCTATCCCGGCACCACAGAGAGCTTTGGTGGGAGAAGTCAGCTTCAGTTTGAGTAG